One Plasmodium cynomolgi strain B DNA, chromosome 12, whole genome shotgun sequence genomic region harbors:
- a CDS encoding dynein beta chain putative: MGYTINDYYINSILKLHKIKKTNKGIVLVGKSCTGKTSIINIFKHYCEIARNANVVRGGNLNWMEDDNKDGKFLHHEGKVKEGVPYDNGYGITNNGEINRAMDDFGYINQINNVPSNASLNSKGTYESYNLLYPVNLFSNKYKNQGNANMMGKNNSNNSGSHSTSTSHNSLSGSVKKLSKISSAYSMQSKNSTGALLDFANKYKKNIHTNDYSIDITVFNPMSTDVKKLYGYYNSEKEVYEDGILSLIMKRLFENNNNLNEKWLILDGPLDILTTEPLHSLLDENKVLTLINGNRIKFSDNVFIFFEIENLKNSAPSFISRSKIVYMNEEEFNYEWLIESYLQSNFPNVEEKNLVQGFFNKYIKKIMNAKRNKYNLIIDVSDANVIISICQLYDMLCNLYDKNFPKNLNPSLCLEKLFLQSIIYTFSNILCPQSKQSLDLLIKSIDNSFPHLHTIFDYIISKNNFNWVLWDELITTNHNFLPNVKEKFFSYDNHNFCKNDSSMKYMSMNQLSETINPETDFNKLFLSSNLHVSKNFNKYTINYNNLFSDNNNKNTLNVYQTYHSNFIHTNANNMNDASMLDNYHMFSDYSKDNIYSNNNYLDSDLFNTYSKNNISNNYFSDNSFSNNNFSDNLLSYRNNKREKNNFENGQHEEDYNVLNDNFIESYNKSSLKDIYNQKDNLTQNGTQKTKEKYFHQKFNDNIFIENVESLRKKNIINILMYNKKNVLLIGNKFSGKTFFMKYNILPYVKDDISSYYTFISKLCNSNKLEKKIEMNVEKKCRNIYKPVGNKKCLYFILDDLNNLQKYDSSGLDYYSDGNVNHQGSGRNALFDFSINRKCISKNNSPNGDNPQMENRYEKNGSSMNNTSVFEFLNQFIDYNMYYNKDNGSVKNVENLFFFLIYGNNRKCASTFNRKLINRLHVVHLNEMDEACMKNTFHVFLRHKFSNFHEVIKNLAEPLSSSTIKLFFDAAKYFKANLNCYHYFFHLKHIFKIMKGMFLSEAPIYEEKESVLRLWVNECYRSLGDQLILKNERKKFKSILKNILHKKFYVVYNYLFPKKKTSYFCSYNFHDTKNENPYFFYQPVSNENVLIEFFRGVVSSYNTFVLCTYDKKKNEYFKNHEADVGGTGKKGTPSRSAQRPPASRENSLYEMFQHADDYAGGSNYENTERNGFTDGESNGFLDAQRNDLVNGEPNEHPMNGSLDKSQKMSQEIAALVSKNDNDFNNICTPINFILFKEAMINICKFSRIFLFENEHFISIGDSGPGKFTCCLIACFIYQIKIHVIKNFHYGNANVGNWGDQGGDDLLHGGHDVVGHNEKGSPLVGTMDIEEGKRSHVREVNGEKGINGASEGGEAQSGVEAQSGVEAQIGGETIRGDNSLGECHPEERQNKKGNQTNHVVNTVERNTPVVDKDEANKFSSNSISGNKGVSIIEKLKCNYFIKKFKEAIFNCYKKEKRCVLYYLHDNMSDDILEFLHELYNNVNIINIFNSEEIAYLKNIFLQNEIGFKNFDTLSEMLEELIKTNYHYVLFTTLKSKMFRKISNEYNVILKQSTVNYFCSWKNVSYNIIAQETLKRNNLNVEVFSKLHNTALKMFECVLHHLEEKLDREKKENFFFLNEFSGYTNFSDYQRGKNAGEKIFGVSKLDEQNRRYEKNSTLTKSKTTLLEENKQSMEIKNSLKMNTKESCHMNSNQTKIIMQSKKTITDGTEENVADGENKNEEDAENNIKYIRNSKIVQDKLNIQKYINFKHFFNFLQFFEKLYKKKFEETNNQEKKINMALSKLADARNEIQEMQIQLSLQKENISKKQTECTQLLKEIEEKKQESNEKKKKIQEDSIRISSVEIETQKLAEDARKDLQNAIPELEVATQSLEQLDKKSISEVKAYTKPPDVVMQTLSIVMIILNKTPSWEQAKIELGDANFLNKLKSFDKDSISDKTLKKIEKFTKNPIYSPKAVKKVSSATGALCMWVHALKMYAQVYREVAPKRLRLKLAEELLSKNRTELELTMEQLSQIEKNLLHLQEQHNESTKTSDELSRSYEESCQRIENVEKFFLNLMDEKNRWEKYVKDNERVRKSIYGESILSSFFLVYTGLLNYEDRKFLIYDACYNLLIRNHIFVNTNFNVVDYFIDPIQSLEFRTNFLSNDIYMKENSILINNNFLATLIVDPHYQAANWISRSYQNNGKSIVISDFHSSDIFFKIIHCMNTGTSLLINYINEDLEDILLLTIKKYNKFILDRENSSLLDDRQCQSANEVVIREYAKRKKQLQDDFEAGHKGGANNSGGGGVSAFGQVGPVNGVNLASGTGGIGRMAYEEKLYRMKLQLLDGINIHKDFKLFLVSNKNCFSLDSTFYTLTTVIVFSLNKESLDNILLNVIIMNEEKNLEEENKECLMRLIRVKKEIIKLENNILEHITKSEKKITEDDQLINILLQSKSEIDEKNGHLEEVYDTISRMSMNKNMFKPLAKKVAILFTILNDLKYVNNYYQFSLDHFISLFTYCMKNFKKNKKISSSSTTERQEILFNNYFFEFLKYTKVSLANKHHLFFVFYSLCKIMVFENKISQEDYDFFTFGNEASGEQVHTKYLKRLTREDSQKRKGDDHSGTNRGKKRTKSKRKRATHRVVRKSAAGNDASDSNNYAEGEKEEEEDAYGEAEEEEEDEEDAEEEEVEEEEVEEEVEEEEVEEEEEEEKDAEEAEDEDDEAEAEEDDQNCDDQNCDDSNREGENPDGTECNQTGEHTKQSTRKGKESGPSSGPKKDGAETEGKTNLEENKNNNRDDEVDKLKGNSNMMNNKRKKNCKKKKYNSNSKMPNDYQEEDHFKEYSEYDDTNSNCGAANEDQSSDVINPGNDWISEEKWKYLLHIESLKNFEGFINSFVKSIREWRRWFNFLEVENYVLPDEWEFNLNSFQKLIIIKILRPDRLNKAIENLVYANISYNDIEVDHMNFEFILRPYNSIDPLTIIYKNNFDPFQYVYNYALENNQKLKNLTLTNQNIHFVYHYLRDAMEKGHILFISNLHNSVQNLHKLAKIIENVLSSSSTSGLTPSSSSDEIGSDANTVGVSNTATEQREESPKLEEPERDTTEGEDHLENLQLDGGDMDQMFNSKQADSLPYSALIDEEYGSGAGGNASLVDIPPLERSDRGKIQVHPNFRLFLSSLPSENFPTALLQKSIIVILEEPPNIKKSVSILFKEQWELEENKNIQLNKYKKLMLSLFWFHSILNNRKKFYNLGWNSENYFFNNKDIMLSKYISQIFFNKNIKEIYWPYFHYYICDIIYGSKINDSFDKELLNIYANEFFNNNIFKGKYIFSSCPNYYLPNDVTNEKALNNYLKEIPHNDSVEIFGQKACAEIPFNTIASEGIVSLFFHVNSLHRNQYHFHNARSNHVNEKEVYSFTKMLLQGMPHEIYVDDLMKKQCMQEQYVYTNLMCQEIYKHNLVLRRVRKSIAKVQCALKGETVINKQIYKTIRCLSDGLVPNSWKTFYISKKSLVPFFEDLNERVNQLNEWSINGSLAIHWLGGFCNPRSVLKYILYEYSKKNDISHDLITFEFTSINKSDEIKLKSRSIEEGIYIKSCIKKKSKEDNDIYYCPLYMCQEKNVVDIRENYLMKVSFA; this comes from the exons ATGGGGTATACCATAAACGACTACTACATAAAtagcattttaaaattgcacaaaattaaaaaaacgaataaagGAATTGTCCTAGTGGGGAAGTCTTGCACAGGAAAAACGAgcattataaatattttcaaacatTACTGTGAGATTGCTAGAAATGCGAACGTTGTAAGAGGGGGTAACCTAAACTGGATGGAGGATGATAACAAAGATGGGAAGTTCCTACACCATGAGGGGAAGGTCAAGGAAGGCGTCCCCTACGACAATGGTTATGGTATCACCAACAATGGTGAGATAAATCGCGCTATGGACGATTTTGGCTACATTAACCAAATAAATAACGTCCCTTCGAATGCTTCTCTGAACAGTAAGGGGACATACGAAAGCTACAATTTGCTTTACCCGGTGAACCTCTTCTCTAATAAGTACAAAAATCAGGGGAACGCAAAcatgatgggaaaaaataacagcaaCAATAGTGGTAGCCACAGCACCAGTACCAGCCACAATAGCCTCAGTGGaagtgttaaaaaattgagcaaaaTTAGCAGCGCATATTCTATGCAGAGTAAAAATTCGACAGGGGCATTACTCGATTTTGCAAACAagtataagaaaaatattcacacGAATGATTATTCCATAGACATAACTGTCTTTAACCCTATGTCAACAGATGTGAAGAAGTTGTATGGGTACTACAACTCCGAGAAGGAGGTGTACGAAGATGGCATTTTGTCCCTAATAATGAAAAGGCTATTCGAGAATAATAACAATTTGAACGAGAAGTGGTTGATCCTGGATGGACCTTTGGATATCCTAACGACTGAACCGTTGCACTCCCTGTTGGATGAAAACAAAGTGCTAACGTTAATAAACggaaatagaataaaattttcagataatgtttttatattttttgagattgaaaatttaaaaaattctgcCCCATCTTTTATAAGTCGATCCAAAATTGTCTACATgaatgaagaagaatttaACTACGAGTGGCTAATCGAGAGTTACTTGCAGAGCAATTTTCCCAacgtggaggaaaaaaacctGGTGCAGGGATTTTtcaacaaatatataaaaaaaatcatgaaTGCTAAGAGGAATAAATATAACCTAATTATCGACGTGAGCGATGCGAATGTTATCATATCCATCTGTCAGTTGTACGACATGCTGTGCAATTTGTACGATAAAAATTTCCCGAAAAATCTGAACCCCTCCTTATGcctagaaaaattatttctccaATCTATTATTTACACCTTCTCCAACATTTTATGCCCCCAAAGTAAGCAGTCCTTGGATCTCCTGATCAAAAGTATAGACAACAGCTTCCCCCATCTACACACCATTTTTGATTACATAATTAGTAAGAACAACTTTAACTGGGTGCTATGGGATGAGCTGATCACCACGAATCATAATTTCTTACCGAATGTGAAGGAGAAGTTTTTTTCCTACGACAATCacaacttttgcaaaaatgatagCTCCATGAAATATATGAGCATGAATCAACTGAGTGAAACGATAAACCCTGAGACAGATTTTAACAAACTCTTTCTCAGCAGCAATTTACATGTTAGCAAAAATTTCAACAAGTACACAATCAACTATAACAATCTCTTCAGTGACAACAATAATAAGAATACACTAAATGTTTATCAGACTTATCATTCCAATTTTATTCACACAAACGCAAACAACATGAATGATGCCAGTATGCTGGACAATTATCACATGTTTAGCGACTACTCTAAGGACAACATTTACTCGAATAATAACTACCTGGATTCGGACCTATTCAACACGTacagcaaaaataatatatctaACAATTATTTCTCAGATAACAGCTTctcaaataataatttttctgataATTTGTTATCCtatagaaataataaaagagaaaaaaataacttcgAGAACGGACAGCATGAGGAGGATTACAATGTGCTCAATGACAATTTTATCGAGAGCTATAATAAGTCTTCCCTGAAAGATATTTACAACCAGAAGGATAAtcttacacaaaatgggacacaaaaaacgaaagaaaaatatttccatcaaAAGTTCAATGacaatatatttatagaaaatgtagaatcgttaaggaaaaaaaatatcatcaaCATTTTAATGTATAACAAAAAGAATGTCCTTTTGATTGGAAACAAATTTAGCGGAAAAACCTTCTTCATGAAATATAACATTTTGCCCTATGTAAAGGATGACATATCAAGTTATTACACCTTCATTTCGAAGCTCTGCAATTCGAACaagctagaaaaaaaaattgaaatgaaTGTCGAAAAGAAGtgtagaaatatatataaaccgGTAGGGAATAAGAAGTGTCTGTACTTCATCCTCGATGACTTGAACAATCTGCAAAAGTATGACTCCTCTGGGTTGGACTACTACTCGGATGGTAATGTCAACCATCAAGGTAGCGGAAGAAATGCCCTCTTCGATTTCAGCATCAACAGGAAATGCATTTCGAAGAATAACAGCCCTAATGGAGACAATCCACAGATGGAAAACAGATACGAGAAAAACGGAAGCTCAATGAATAATACAAGCGTCTTTGAGTTCCTAAACCAATTCATTGACTACAACATGTACTATAATAAGGACAACGGGTctgttaaaaatgtggaaaatttgttttttttcctgatatATGGAAATAACAGAAAATGTGCCTCCACCTTTAACAGGAAATTGATCAACCGACTGCATGTAGTGCATCTGAACGAGATGGACGAAGCGTGTATGAAAAATACTTTCCACGTTTTCTTAAGACATAAATTCTCTAATTTCCAtgaagtgataaaaaatttggcgGAACCTCTCTCCTCGTCAACTATAAAACTCTTTTTCGATGCTGCCAAGTATTTCAAAGCCAACTTAAATTGCTATCACTACTTTTTCCACTTGaagcatatatttaaaataatgaaaggTATGTTCCTTTCGGAGGCTCCCATATATGAAGAGAAAGAAAGTGTGCTAAGACTTTGGGTTAATGAATGCTATCGCTCTCTTGGGGATCaactaattttaaaaaatgaaaggaaaaaatttaagagcattttaaaaaatatactacataaaaaattctacGTAGTTTATAATTACCTTTTTCCCAAGAAGAAGACCTCTTATTTCTGCTCCTACAATTTTCACGATACGAAAAATGAGAACCCCTACTTCTTCTACCAGCCTGTGTCGAATGAAAATGTCCTCATCGAATTTTTCAGGGGAGTCGTATCTTCTTACAACACTTTTGTTCTGTGCACTTAtgacaagaagaaaaacgagtACTTCAAAAATCACGAGGCAGACGTGGGGGGCACCGGGAAGAAAGGCACTCCTTCTCGCAGCGCGCAGAGGCCACCCGCCTCCAGGGAAAACAGCCTGTATGAGATGTTCCAACACGCGGACGACTACGCTGGGGGAAGTAACTATGAAAATACGGAGCGAAATGGCTTCACGGATGGAGAGTCAAATGGGTTCCTCGATGCACAGCGAAATGACTTGGTGAACGGTGAGCCAAATGAACACCCCATGAACGGCTCGCTGGACAAGTCGCAGAAGATGTCCCAGGAAATAGCCGCACTCGTGAGCAAGAACGACAACGATTTCAATAATATTTGCACTCCCATCAATTTTATACTCTTTAAAGAGGCcatgataaatatatgcaaattttCTCGAATCTTTCTCTTCGAAAATGAGCACTTCATATCGATTGGAGACAGTGGCCCGGGCAAGTTCACGTGCTGCCTAATTGCGTGTTTTatatatcaaataaaaattcatgtaattaaaaatttccactATGGGAATGCAAATGTTGGGAACTGGGGTGATCAAGGTGGGGACGACTTGCTCCATGGGGGACACGATGTTGTTGGGCACAATGAGAAGGGGTCCCCTCTAGTTGGCACTATGGACAttgaggaggggaaaagaagtCACGTAAGAGAGGTGAacggagaaaaaggaattaatgGCGCATcggaaggaggggaagctCAGTCAGGTGTAGAAGCACAGTCAGGTGTAGAAGCACAGATAGGAGGGGAAACTATCAGGGGAGACAACTCACTCGGAGAGTGCCACCCTGAAGAGagacaaaacaaaaagggaaatcaAACAAACCATGTCGTGAACACTGTGGAGAGGAATACACCCGTTGTGGACAAAGACGAAGCGAACAAATTTTCCTCCAACTCGATAAGCGGAAACAAAGGAGTGTCCATAATAGAAAAActaaaatgtaattatttcataaaaaaatttaaagaagctATTTTCAACTGCtataagaaagaaaaaagatgcGTTCTGTACTACCTGCACGACAACATGAGTGATGATATTTTGGAATTCCTTCACGAGCTCTACAACAACGTGAATATAATTAACATATTCAACAGTGAAGAAATAGCGtacttgaaaaatatattccttcAGAATGAGATCGGATTTAAAAACTTCGATACGTTAAGCGAAATGTTGGAGGAACTAATTAAGACAAATTATCACTACGTTTTATTTACCACactaaaaagtaaaatgttCAGAAAAATATCCAACGAGTATAACGTTATCCTGAAGCAGTCAACAGTCAACTACTTCTGCTCATGGAAAAATGTGTCATACAATATAATTGCACAAGAGACACTCAAAAGGAATAACCTAAATGTGGAGGTGTTTAGCAAGCTGCACAACACGGCATTGAAAATGTTCGAATGTGTTCTACACCatttggaggaaaaactagacagggagaaaaaagaaaactttttttttctcaacgaGTTTAGCGGTTACACAAACTTTAGCGATTATCAGCGGGGTAAGAATGCAGGtgagaaaatttttggtgTCTCCAAGCTGGATGAACAGAATAGAAGGTATGAGAAGAACTCCACGCTAACCAAGTCGAAAACTACTTTACTAGAGGAAAACAAACAATCCATGGAAATTAAGAACAGCCTCAAAATGAACACCAAGGAAAGCTGTCATATGAACTCCAACCAAACAAAGATCATCATGCAGAGTAAGAAGACAATTACAGATGGTACAGAAGAAAACGTTGCagatggagaaaataaaaatgaagaagacgcagagaataatataaaatatatcagaAACTCCAAAATTGTACAAGACAAACTGAACATTCAAaagtatataaattttaaacactttttcaactttttacaattctTTGAAAagttgtataaaaaaaaatttgaagaaacgAATAAccaagaaaagaaaattaacatGGCGCTGAGCAAGTTGGCCGACGCGAGGAACGAAATTCAAGAAATGCAAATTCAGCTAAGTCTgcagaaggaaaacataTCCAAAAAGCAAACAGAATGCACCCAACTACTCAAAGAAAtagaggaaaagaaacaagAATctaatgagaagaaaaaaaaaatacaagaaGATAGCATTCGAATATCGAGTGTCGAAATAGAGACACAAAAGCTAGCCGAAGATGCGAGGAAAGATTTACAAAATGCAATTCCGGAGCTTGAAGTTGCCACTCAGTCGCTTGAACAGTTAGACAAAAAAAGCATATCAGAAGTAAAGGCGTATACAAAACCACCCGATGTTGTCATGCAAACTTTATCAATCGTTATGatcattttgaataaaactCCAAGTTGGGAACAAGCGAAAATTGAACTAGGAGATGCaaactttttaaacaaattaaaatctTTCGATAAAGATTCCATATCGGATAAGacgctgaaaaaaattgaaaagttTACCAAAAATCCCATCTACTCTCCCAAAGCTGTTAAGAAGGTTTCTTCTGCTACTGGTGCTCTGTGTATGTGGGTTCACGccttaaaaatgtatgcacaaGTGTACAGGGAAGTAGCACCCAAGAGGCTGCGCCTGAAGCTAGCTGAAGAGTTACTAAGCAAAAACAGAACGGAACTCGAGTTAACCATGGAACAGCTTAGCcaaattgagaaaaatttaCTACACCTTCAGGAACAACATAATGAAAGCACCAAAACGAGTGACGAACTTAGTAGGTCATATGAAGAATCTTGTCAAAGGATAGAAAATGTAGAGAAATTTTTCCTCAATTTAatggacgaaaaaaacagatgGGAAAAATACGTTAAAGATAATGAACGGGTTAGGAAGAGCATATATGGGGAGTCaattctttcttccttttttcttgtctACACTGGTTTGCTCAATTATGAAGAtcggaaatttttaatttatgatGCGTGCTACAATTTGCTCATTCGAAACCACATTTTTGTCAACACCAATTTTAACGTGGTCGATTATTTTATTGATCCTATCCAGTCCCTCGAATTTAGaaccaattttttatctaaCGATATATACATGAAGGAAAACTCGATTTTAATTAACAACAACTTTCTCGCCACTCTGATAGTGGATCCTCACTACCAGGCTGCCAACTGGATTAGCAGAAGTTACCAAAATAATGGAAAATCGATTGTCATTTCTGATTTTCATTCCTcggacatattttttaaaatcattcATTGTATGAATACAGGAACATCGCTACTGATAAACTACATCAATGAGGACTTGGAGGACATACTACTTTTAACCATTAAGAAATACAATAAGTTTATTTTGGATAGGGAAAACAGTTCGCTATTGGATGATCGTCAGTGCCAATCTGCAAACGAGGTGGTCATAAGGGAGTACGctaagaggaagaagcagcttCAGGACGATTTCGAGGCAGGTCACAAAGGCGGTGCGAACAACAGCGGGGGAGGTGGAGTTAGTGCATTTGGACAAGTTGGCCCAGTTAATGGCGTTAACTTAGCCAGCGGCACAGGAGGAATCGGCAGGATGGCCTACGAGGAGAAGCTCTACCGAATGAAGCTACAGCTTCTGGACGGAATAAACATCCACAAAGACTTCAAGCTATTCCTAGTGTCTAACAAAAATTGCTTCAGTCTGGACTCGACCTTTTACACACTCACCACAGTTATCGTATTCAGCCTGAACAAAGAATCCCTCGACAACATTCTCCTAAATGTGATCATTAtgaatgaggagaaaaacttagaagaggaaaacaaaGAATGTCTCATGCGTCTAATCcgagtgaaaaaagaaatcataaaattagaaaacaACATACTAGAACATAtaacaaaaagtgaaaaaaaaattacagaaGATGACCAACTGATTAATATTCTCCTACAGTCCAAATCCgaaattgatgaaaaaaatggacacctAGAAGAAGTGTATGACACTATTAGCAGAATGAgcatgaacaaaaatatgtttaaaccgctagccaaaaaagtagccattttgtttaCCATACTGAATGATTTGAAGTATGTCAATAATTATTATCAATTTTCACTGGaccattttatttccctttttacctactgtatgaaaaatttcaaaaaaaataaaaaaatttcatctaGCTCTACTACGGAGAGGCAAGAAATTCTGTTCAACAATTACTTCTTTGAATTTTTGAAGTATACTAAAGTGTCCCTTGCCAACAAGcaccaccttttttttgtgttttactccttgtgcaaaattatggtcttcgaaaataaaatttctcaaGAAGATTACGACTTCTTCACCTTTGGCAATGAAGCGAGTGGTGAACAGGTGCACACAAAATATCTGAAGAGACTCACAAGGGAGGATAGCCAAAAGAGGAAGGGGGATGATCACTCAGGTACAAACAGGGGTAAGAAAAGGACTAAGAGCAAGCGGAAAAGAGCAACGCACCGTGTGGTGCGCAAGTCCGCCGCAGGGAATGACGCTTCCGATTCGAACAATTATgcagagggggagaaggaggaagaagaggacgcATATGGAGAAgctgaggaggaagaggaagacgaggaagacgcggaagaggaggaagtagaggaggaggaagtggaggaggaagtagaggaggaggaagtggaggaggaagaagaggaagagaaagaCGCGGAAGAGGCAGAAGACGAAGATGACGAAGCGGAGGCGGAGGAGGACGACCAAAACTGTGATGATCAGAACTGCGACGATTCAAACcgagaaggggaaaacccGGACGGTACTGAGTGCAATCAAACAGGAGAGCACACCAAGCAGAGTACGCGAAAGGGTAAGGAAAGTGGACCCAGCAGTGGACCCAAAAAAGACGGAGCCGAAACGGAAGGGAAGACGAACctggaggaaaacaaaaataataacaggGATGACGAAGTAGACAAACTGAAGGGTAACTCAAACATGATGAataacaaaaggaaaaagaattgcaaaaagaaaaagtacaatTCAAATAGTAAAATGCCAAATGATTATCAAGAAGAGGATCATTTTAAGGAGTACTCAGAATATGATGATACAAACAGTAATTGCGGAGCAGCAAATGAGGATCAATCTTCAGATGTAATTAATCCAGGGAATGATTGGATAAGTGAAGAAAAGTGGAAATACCTACTACATATCGAGAGTCTGAAAAACTTCGAAGGATTTATCAACTCATTTGTTAAGTCTATCAGAGAATGGAGAAGATGGTTCAATTTTCTCGAAGTAGAAAATTATGTACTTCCAGACGAATGGGAATTTAATTTGAATTCTTtccaaaaattaattatcatcaaaattttaagGCCAGACAGGTTAAACAAAGCCATAGAAAATTTAGTGTACGCTAATATCTCGTACAACGATATTGAGGTAGACCATATGAACTTTGAATTCATTTTGAGACCCTACAACAGTATTGACCCCCTGAcgattatttacaaaaacaattttgaCCCTTTCCAGTATGTGTATAATTATGCTCTGGAGAATAATCAAAAgttgaaaaatttaaccCTAACCAATCAGAACATTCACTTTGTGTACCACTACTTGAGGGATGCCATGGAGAAGGGACACATCCTGTTCATTTCTAATTTGCATAACTCGGTTCAGAACTTGCAtaagctagccaaaattatagaaaatgTTCTAAGTAGCAGTTCTACGTCGGGTCTCACACCCAGCAGCAGCTCCGATGAAATTGGCTCTGATGCGAACACCGTTGGGGTTTCCAACACAGCGACAGAACAGAGGGAAGAAAGCCCCAAATTGGAAGAACCAGAAAGGGACACCACAGAAGGGGAGGACCACCTAGAAAATTTGCAATTAGACGGGGGGGATATGGACCAGATGTTCAATTCGAAACAAGCCGATTCGTTGCCGTACAGTGCGCTGATAGACGAGGAGTATGGAAGTGGCGCGGGTGGGAACGCCTCGCTGGTAGACATCCCACCGTTGGAGCGAAGCGATCGTGGAAAAATTCAAGTACACCCAAATTTCCGCCTCTTCCTATCCTCCCTACCGAGTGAGAATTTCCCAACGGCATTACTGCAGAAAAGCATCATAGTCATTCTGGAAGAGCCGCCtaatataaagaaaagcgtatccattttgttcaaagAGCAATGGGaattagaagaaaataaaaacatccagttaaacaaatataaaaagttgATGCTGAGTTTGTTCTGGTTTCATTCAATCCTTAACAATAGGAAAAAGTTTTACAACTTGGGATGGAACAgcgaaaattattttttcaacaacAAGGACATTATGTTGAGTAAGTACATCTCGCAAATATTcttcaataaaaatattaaagaaatatattggCCTTATTTCCACTACTACATTTGTGACATTATCTATGGATCCAAAATTAATGACTCCTTTGATAAAGAGCtcctaaatatatatgcaaatgaatttttcaacaacaatatatttaaggggaagtatatattttccagCTGCCCAAATTATTACCTGCCCAACGACGTGACGAATGAGAAAGCGTTGAACAATTACTTGAAAGAAATTCCACATAACGATAGCGTAGAGATATTTGGACAGAAGGCATGTGCTGAAATTCCTTTCAATACAATTGCTTCTGAAGGAAttgtttctcttttctttCACGTGAATTCTTTGCACCGCAATCAATACCATTTCCATAATGCGAGATCGAATCATGTTAATGAGAAGGAGGTGTATTCCTTTACGAAGATGCTTCTGCAGGGCATGCCGCACGAGATCTATGTAGACGATTTGATGAAGAAGCAGTGCATGCAGGAGCAGTACGTTTACACCAACCTCATGTGTCAGGAGATTTACAAGCACAACTTGGTTCTCCGCAGGGTTCGAAAGTCGATAGCGAAGGTGCAGTGTG CTCTCAAAGGCGAAACCGtgataaacaaacaaatttacaaaacCATCAGATGCCTTAGCGACGGATTAGTGCCAAACTCCTGGAAGACCTTTTACATATCGAAAAAAAGCctagttcccttttttgaagatttaAACGAAAGAGTAAACCAGCTAAACGAGTGGAGCATCAATGGGTCATTGGCAATTCACTGGCTTGGCGGATTTTGTAACCCCAGAAGTgtcttaaaatatattttatatgaatattcaaaaaaaaatgacatcaGCCATGATTTAATCACGTTCGAATTTACTTCCATTAACAAGTCCGATGAAATTAAGCTCAAAAGCAGAAGCATCGAGGAAGGCATTTACATAAAGAG ttgtattaaaaaaaaaagcaaagaggACAATGACATTTATTATTGCCCCCTGTACATGTGTCAAGAGAAGAACGTCGTGGACATTAGGGAGAACTACCTGATGAAGGTGAGTTTTGCTTGA